The sequence TCGCCTTGATGCGCGTTCCGGATGGTGCATCGCCTTCCGCCTTTGCCGCTCCAAGGGTGCCCATCGCCTCGGGGGAGCAAAATGCCTCGCGGCAGGCTTCCTCGACTCGCTCCAGCGTGTCGCCCATGCGCCCGAGCTTCGAGACCCGGTCCACCCAGCGGACGAAGGACACAAGCACCCAGCCTACCATGAACGCATATCCGACGAAGAGCAGTGCGCGCCCGCCCTGGCCGTAGTTTGCGATGCTGATGGCGACCAGGGCGACGATGGCGTAGATGAAGGCGGAGAGGAAACTGGTGAGGGCGTTCTGCGAGGTGCTGTCCTGCATCACGATCCGCGTCGCGCGAGGCGTCGCCGTGGAGGCCACGCTGGCGAAGGCGCTGACCATCGCCGCGACGGAGAAGGTCGCCACCGTGAGCATGGTGGAAGCCATGATCCCGAGCAGGTTGATGAGGATGTCGCGCTTCACCTCTATCCACAATTCCCCGGGCATCCACGTCGAGCAGAGGTAGGCGATGCTGACCCAGGCCGAAGCGGCCACTCCCATGATGGACGGCTTCACCCAGAGGCTGGAGCGGAGCTCGCTGAGCAGATATTCGGCCTTGGTCATATCTTCATTCCAGCGGCTTTCCGGCAAGATACAAGTCGGCTGTGGAAAGTATCCGGTTGCATGGCCGACTGGGTCTGATGGAGTGGGCGGCGGCAATGAATGCGGCCAAGGAAAAATGCTCGGACTCCCTGCTACGGCGCATGCTGGTTCGGCTGGGCATCTGGCTGGCGCTTGGGCTTGGGCTGCTTTACGGGGTGGTTGTCTGGTGGTGCGCGGGCGAGATCGCTGAGCCATCGCGCAGGCCGCTCAGCCCGGCCCAGTCCGCCCTTCTCGACGGAACTGAAAAGGCCGGCTTCACCGTGACGAAATTCGTTTCCGGAAACGGGATGCCATGCCTTGTCTGCACGCCCGTCGCCACTCCGGATTTCACCCAGCGCGCCAAGACCATACGCGCACAGATCGCGCAAAAAGGCATCGCACTGAAGCCGTCCGGGGAAACCATCGGCACACTGGTGATCCTGCACGGGCGCTCCGGGATGAAGGAAGACTACCTGCCTGTCGCCGAGCGATATTGCGCGATCGGCTTCCGTTGCATCATTCCCGATCTTCCCGGCCATGGGGCGCACCCCGACCGCTTCGCCACCTACGGGGTCAGCGAGGGGGATATGGTTCTGGATTGCTATCGTGAGGCTGCCGAAGAACTCGGTTTCCCCATGCAGCCCTGCGCCGTCCTCGGCCAGTCGATGGGCGGCTCCGTGGCCGTCCATGCCGCAGCGCTGCCGGATTCGCCGTTCGGCGCCATGGTTGTCGTCGCCACCTTCGACAAGCTCGAGACGGTGATCCGCAGCCAGGCGGGGAATCTGTTAGGTTCCGTGCTCGGCGCGGCGGTAAGTGCTCCGGCGGATGTCGTTTTCGGATGGAAAACGGGTGTGCGGATTTCCGACATCAAGCCCGTGGACAAAGCGGAGAAAATCACGATCCCCACGATGGTCGTCCACGGCGATGCGGACATCTCGGTGCCAACGGCCGCCGGGCGGGAGCTCTACGCCGCATTTCCCGATGCCACGGAAAAGCAATGGCTCAGCGTGCCGGGCGCCGCCCACAACAACGTCCTGGTAACCGACTTCCCTCTCTACGCCGCGATGGGCGAATGGCTGCTCACGCACCTTCCAGCCGCCCGACCCGCATCCGCTCCGCGATGAGCAGCGCCCTGAAGCGCGCGTAGTCCTCTTCCTGCGTGCCGGAAAGCAGCCGGTAGGTGTAAAGCGGCCAGTGGCGCATCTCCTCCAGCGCGTTTTTCATGCGCAGGGCGATGACCTCCGCCGAGTCCGTCCCCCTCCCGGAGAGGCGCGTCATGAGTTCCTGCTCGCCTGGAGGCATCACGAAAAGATCCACCGCGGCCAGGCGGATCGCAGGCTCGGCGCATGCCCGCACCAGCGCCGCCCCCTGGACATCCAGATCCATCACCACATCCTCACCCTGCGCCAGCCGCCCCGTCACCTCGGACTTGAGCGTGCCATAGAGATTCCCGTGCACCTCCGCGCTCTCGAGGAAATCCCCCGCATCGCGCCTCACCACGAATTCCTCCCGGCTCAGGAAATGGTAGTCCCGCCCGTCCACCTCTCCCGGCCTTGCGGCGCGCGTCGTGCATGAGGTCGAGTAGCTCGCCTCGCCCTCGTCGGCGAGCCGCCTGCAAAGCGTGGTTTTTCCGGAGCCGGATGGGCCGGAGACGACAAGAAGGATTCCAGTGCGGCGGGGCATGGCATGAGGCTGCATGGAAAACCCGGGATTCAAAATCCAAAATTCAGGCAAGATTTCCCAAGGCCTCAGGTGTGGCCGGAAGGCAGCCCCGAACGGGTGCATTGCCGCAGGGCGACCCTGCGGAATTTTCAGATGGCCAGGGCGAGCATCTTGTGTGCGGGCAAACGGGCTCCCCGTGGTTGACGCGGAATGCGGTACGAGGAAGACGCCGGACGATACGGAACCCAAGAGGCGTTCACAGGCCGCATGCGCATATTTTCCAAGCCAGATTCAAGGTGACATCCCTGATTTCTGCGAATCGCTTGAAATGGCCGCATCATCCCATCGTTCCCTGCCTTGGCGCTTGGCTCACCCCCACTCGCACAGCCCGTTGATGTAAGCCGCCGATCCATCCCGCAGCCAGCCGTCGAGCTGGGCGGGGTCTTTGAGCTGCTGTCCCCGCAGTCTTGGCACGACAAGGTATCCGCAGGTGATGCCGGGGAGCACGCTCATGTCGCCCCAGATTTTCTCAAACTGGGTGACGGGAAAAACGTCCTCCTGGCCGTGGCCCCAGCGTTTTTTCACGTCTTTCAGGGTGACATACGTAGGGAGCTGGGAGGCGAGCTTGCGGATGGCCACGGTGATTTTCCCCTCGTCCTCGGCGAGGATGTCGGCGCGGGTGAGGCCGAGGCGGGTGAGAAGCTGGTCGATGTCGATCCAGCAGCTCAGGGTGTTGTAGTAGCGGAGGGCGAACTCGTCCTCCTCGTTTGGCATGGCGAGTCCTTCGACGAGGCGCACCTGGCCGTTGACGCGGGCGAGGCCGCCGCCCCTGTCCTCGAGCCGGCGGGAAATGACCTCGAAGGTGAGTGTCGCGCCGCTCTCAAGGTGAGCGCCCAACAGCGTGGGGTCGAGATCCGCCCCGAGGGTGTCGATGTTGTGCAGGAACAGCGTTTCCAGGCCGGGCCGTTCGCGCAGCAGCGACGCCAATGTGCCGTTGCGGAGCATGTTGGGAAGCTCGAAGAAGTGGCCGACCGGATGAAGGCACTGGAGCGGGAGGTTATCGGTGTAGTCGCTGCCCTCGCCTGCAGAGTTCGCCCAGCCGATGAGGGCGGTGCGCAGGGAGTCGCGGACTTTCTGCTGCTGCGCGTCGAGCATCTGCTGGGGCATTTCCTCCCAGGCGAAGCGAAGGTCGCGCTCCATCGGGACCATCCGCAGGCCGACCGATTTCCCCCTCGAAAGCAACAGCGGCCCCGGGTAGCAGTAGTCCGCGACATGGCGGAGGAAAGACTCGGTGGGGGTGTGGGTGAGGTAGCTGGTGGTGAAGATGTGCGGCACTGTCGCGCCGGATTCGGCGGAAACGCGCCGGCTCTTGGCAAGGTGGGTCTCGATGAAGGTGCGGTGTTTCCCGCCGAGCTTGGCAAAGGGGTTGAGCGCCTTGCAAACGCCCGCGCCCTGCGTCCAGCGGCTGCCCGCCCCGGCGGCGAGGCTGATGACGGCGACTCTGCCGTCCCTCAACGCGGCGCTGCCGATTTTTTTCAGGGCATCGTTTCCTCCGGAGGAGAAATCCCGCACATCGCCGGGCTGCACGTCCTCGATGACGGAGCTGTTAGGCAGGCGGTTCTGGGCGAGGCCGATGCGCCCGTTCTGGAGATCCTGGCGGATTTTCTCGTGCAGCTCGGGATCGAAGCCGTTTTCCGCGAGAAGGTTTTTCAGGGACCTGCGGGAGGATGCCCCGGCCTCGCTGCGCGGCAGGAAGGAATCGAACAGATCCTGCACCAATCCGCCGAAAGCAGCGTCACTGCGGGAAGCGGCTGCGAGGCAATCGAGTTCCGCACGCGCACCGGATGGCAGGCTGCGCGGATCCTGGCGGAGCGTCGCGGGAAGATGGAGCTTGTAATAGCGCGGCGGGAGGAGGGCGGATTTCCCGGTGAGCGTTTCCGAAAAGGTGCCGTGCGGGTTGATCGCGAAATCATAGACCACCGGCTCCATCGCGAAGGGCAGTGCGTCCTGCAGGCGGGCTTTCGCCTCCGACATGATGCGCTGCATCGCGACCTGTGCCCCGGCCTTCCGCTCCGGCGCGAAGATGAATCCCATCCCCCCGCCGGACATCCCGCCGAGCATCCAGAAGCCCCAGAAATCATCGCCGAACTCCGCTTCCGCCGCCGCGATGAGCTGCTCGGTGTAGAGCGTGGTCGCCCAAGGGATGATCGCCTGGATGGGGCCACGGAAATTCTCGGTGGTAATGGCCCCGAGCTTGCGGATGTCGCCCTCGCTGAGTGCGCCGATGACCTTTTCCAGGAGATCGAGCGCTTCCTGCCGCGCAACCCATTCCCCCGAGCCGCGCAGCAAGTATTTTTCCGTCACCATCTCCAGGATGGGGCCGACGTTCTGGGCCATGCCGCCATGCACCAGCACCAGCGAGTCCTGGAGCGCGGTGCGGGCGCTTTCCGGGATCTCCTCCGTGGTGAACACCTTGTGTGTGGGCATCAGGCGGCCGCGCGAGATGCCGTGTTCCGGATCGGTTTCCCCGGCGATGGCTCCCTCGATCAGCTTGATCCCCGGCCAGACGCCGCCGGAATCCTGCCAGCCGCCGCCCGAGCCGCCGATCCACTCGCCCAGGATGGCGCGGGCCAGGACGATGCGGCGTTCGCTTTCCAGCAGCTCTCCGGTGATCGATGCCGTCTGCCCGGTCGCCCTCATGCAGGCGCTGATGAGCGCTGCGAGGAGATTGGTGGAAACGGCGAGCCGCGATCCTTTCGGGATGTCGTTGACGCTGGAAACCAGTTCGACCCCCAGGCCCGGGCCTACGAGTTTCTCCAACAGCGCTTGCAGTGTCTGGCCGGAGCCTTCGATGCCGGGAGGCACCACGCCGCTGGCGATGACAGCCGCCTTGAGCAGGCCGAGATGGTCTTTGGCGAAATCGAACACATCACCCAAGGAGTTGATCTCGGCGGTGGCGTTGAGGTCGATGCTGGTGAGCCGGATGACCGGCTTCTCGATCACACGCAGGTAAGCCTCCACGGGCGGGCGCGGCTTCGCATCGCGGCCATGGACGCCGAGATCGACGGATACGTTGATGACTCGCGCCCCTTCCGGGAAATCCATGCCGAGGAAAAAGATGTCGGACCACGCCGAGTGCGTGAGATCCATGCGCACCGGGGTCGTTTCACGGAGGATGGGGAAGGTTCCGTTCTCCGATGCTTGTAGTAGTTCCTTGCGGAAACGCAGCGGATGGTCGGCTGGATGGCCCATGCGGAACATCCAGCGGTTTCCATCGACGGAGCGGACGCTGGAGCGCACCTGGTCGGCGAGCGTCTGGAAGGCGAGCGAGTGGTAGGCGGAGGACAGGGAGGAGCAGAGCGCATCGCCCGCGCCCTGTTCGGATTGGGCTTCGAGGAATTCCTCGATGGCCTCCTCGAAGCGGCGTTGCAGGAGATGTTGGAAACCCGCGAAAGGGATGCTGCCCGCAGGCTTTCCCGCAAGCAGTGGCGGCAGGTGGAAGCGGTGGATCGCGTAGAGGAAAAACAGCGAGCGGACACGGTGGTAGAGGTTCCCGCTGTGTTGGCGGAAAGCTTCCAGCTCCGAGCAAGCCTGCAGCAACCCTTCTGCGGAAAGCCCCCAGCAAAGGGATTCGAGCGGGGTGTCCCTCTGTTCCGCCTCATCCGAGACGATGGCATTTACGAAAGGCGAACTCATGCGGGGCGGCTGCTGGTTGCGAGGAGTTCTAGCAGGGAGACAAGCACGCCGTCGCGCTGCGGGCCGTCCAGGGCGAGGGCGAGCTGGGCGATGAGCATGCCGTTCTGCTCGTCGAGGTTGAAGCGCCGCCCGGCGATCTCGTAGGCGAGGCAGCGCTCCGATTTCGCGAGCTCGCGCAGCGCCGGCGAGACCCCCTTTTCCGCGCCTCCGAGGATCTCCAGGAATTTCGGGCTGAGCGCGTGCATCCCGAAGAAGCACAGGTATTGCGCGGCGCGCAGGCCGGGGATGGTCAGGTGCTGCTCGGCAAGGGTCGGGCTGGGCTTCTCGATGACGTTGCGGATTTCATAGAGTCCCGCCGACTGGGGCACTTTCACCCCGCCGACCGCACCGTAGAGCGGCAGCTTGCTCTCATGTGTCGCCTGCACGGCGGAGACGGAGCAGCCGTTTCTCTCCGCCATCGCAAGGAGCTGCGAGACGCACGAGCTTTCCGTATGGCTGAGGTAAAGGTGATCGCTGACCATCAGCAGGAAGGGGTCGCCGCCGATGAAACCCGTGGCCTGCAAAATCGCATCCCCGTAGCCCGAGGGCTCCGACTGCTCGATGAAAACGACCTGCTCCTCATGCGGGCCGGCGGCTTTCCGGTAGGCTTCCGTATCCCCGGCGGCGACGACCACCGCCGCGGATCCGATGCCGGCGGTGAAAACCTCGTCGAGCAGTACCTGGAGGGCGGTTTGCGATGTGCCGGAGCGGCTGGTGACCGCCTGGAGCGGAAGGAGGCGCTGGTCTGGGCCGGCTGCGGTGATGACTGCCTTGCGGATTTTCATGGGAGTGCGGGAAGACTCTGCCAGAAAGATCTCCGGGCGGAAGGAGGAAAAACCCTTCGCCGGAATTCGGAACACAACTACAATTTGACCATGCCAGTCCTCGTCACCGCATTCGGCCCCTTCGGCGGCAGGGAGCGTAACGCTTCCATGCTCGCCCTCATGGAGCTGAGGAAAATGATGCCGGAGATCCGGACCCGCATCCTTCCTGTCGATGCCGTGCTCGCTCCCTCGCGGCTGCGGCAGGCGCTGCGCGAGATTCGTCCGGATGCTCTCATCATGCTCGGCGAGGCGGCGGGGAGCGACGCGATCCGGCTTGAGGGGACGGCATGGAACGAAAAGGATTTCCGGATCCCCGACATAGCTGGCCGCATGCCCACGGGTGTTCCAATCCGCCCAGGCGCGCCCGCATCCATGCCATCGACCCTGCCGCTGCGCGAAATCCACCAATGCCTGGCGGATGCCGGGCAGCCGGTCACCCATTCCCAGGATCCCGGGCGTTATCTCTGCAACCAGCTTTTTTTCAGCGCGATGGATTTCCTGAAGACAAATGCGCTCCGCATCCCGGCGGGCTTCATCCACCTGCCCCTGGAGGGCGAGCTGCCAAGCACGAAGGCGGCGGAGGCCATCGCGGAGGCCATCAGGCGGAGTGATGCGAGGTAGCCTGAAAAGGCTGGACTTATTAGCTGATATTGATATTCCATCTGCATGACATTTCTGGTGCTCTTTTGCGGCGTAGCAGCCGTTTGCCTGAGTTCATGCGATCACATCGATGCCGTCGGCGACAAGGTCAACGAGCTGAAAGATGTCCGAAAGCAGAGCAGCCAGGGTGTCGAGGGCATGGACATAAAGGCCATTGTCAGTGGGGCGCAAAATGCCGGCCCGACCGTGCAGGATATCGGCGAGGTGGATTTCCAAACCTTCATCTCCCAGCCCGGCAGGCTCAATGTGGTGGATTTCCACGCCGATTGGTGCGGCCCCTGCAAGCAGCTTGCACCGGTGCTCTCGGGTGTCATCGAGACGAACTCAACGGTCGCGCGCCTCGGCAAGCTCAATGTGGATCATGCCCGCGAGCTTTCGCGGGAGCAGGGTGTCACCAGCATCCCGGATGTCCGGTTTTATGTTGACGGGAAGCTTGTCCACAAGTTCGTCGGCGGCGAATCCAAGGAAACCCTGGAAACCCTGATCGCCACGCATTCCGCAAACATCAGCCCTGCCGGTGGAGGTGGGGATGCCATCCCCGGCCGCCCCCGTCCACCGAACGCGAAGCACATCGAGGAAGCGATGAAGCCCATGGAAAAGGAATGGCTGCCTCCGGGTATGATCAAGAAGTGATGCGGGCTGGCTAGCCAAGCAGCTCGCGGATCATCGATGCATCAAGCTTGCGGACAATGTCCGCATCCGCGAGCAGTCCATCGGCAAGCTTGGCCTTCTCGATCTGGAGGCGGTGGATGCGCTCCTCGACGGTGTCCTGGCAGAGGAGCTTGTGGACGAAGACCGGCTTGTCCTGGCCGATGCGGTAGGCGCGGTCGGTGGCCTGGGCTTCGGCGGCGGGGTTCCACCAGGGATCGTAGTGGATCACGGTGTCGGCGGCGGTGAGGTTCAGGCCGGTGCCGCCGGCCTTGAGGGAAATAAGGAAGACGGGGAATTTCCCGGATTGGAAATCCTCGACAAGCTTCCCGCGATCCTTGGAGCCGCCGGTGAGCTTCAGGTGGGGGACCTTGGTTTTCACCAGATGATCCTCGATGAGCGAGAGCATGGTGGTGAATTGGGAAAAAATGAGGATGCGGCGGCCTTCCTCGATCAGTGTTTCGAGAAGCTCCGCGAGGAAATCGAGCTTCGCGGAGCTCTTCACGCCGTCGGCGAAATCGGGGGGGAGCAGGCGCGGGTCGCAGCAGATCTGGCGTAGCTTGAGGAGGGCGTCGAGGAAGACGATCTGGGATTGCTCGATGCCGCGCGCGGCGATGGCCTCGCGGACGCGCTTGTCCATGGTGGCGCGGACGGTTTCGTAGAGATCCTTCTGGTCGGAGTGGAGCTCGACAAGATGGACCATGATCGTTTTCGGCGGCAGTTCCTTGGCGACCTGGTCTTTCGTTCTCCTCAGGACTAGTGGAGCGATGCGTTTTTTCAGAAGGGCGTTCTTGTCCGCATCGCCCTCCTCCTCGATGGGCTTGCGGAAGTTTTTCTGGAAGGTGTCCTCCGTTCCGAGGTAGCCCGGGATGAGGAAATGCATCAGGCTCCACAGCTCGCCGAGGTGGTTCTCGATGGGCGTTCCCGAAAGGCAGAGCCGATGCCTTGCGACGACCCTGCACGCGGCCTGCGAGACCTTGGCGCGGGGGTTCTTGATGTACTGCGCCTCGTCGAGCGCCATGATATGATACTGGTAACCTAGTAGTCTCTCGATGTCGCGCTGCAGCAGGGCGAAGGAGGTGATGACCAGATCGGCGTGGGGGATGGAGCGGTAGTATTTCCTGCGATCCGCGCCGTTGAGGACAAGGACGCGCAGACCGGGCGCGAACTTGACCGCCTCCGCCCGCCAGTTTGGCACCACGGAGGTCGGCGCGATGACGAGCGAGGGCAAGCCGCCGCTGCGGCCGCTTGCCTTCTCCGCCATCAGGTGCGCTAGGGTCTGTAGCGTTTTGCCGAGACCCATGTCATCTGCGAGGATGCCGTGGAGTCCGTGGCGGGCGAGGAACTGCATCCAGCGGAAGCCGTCCTTCTGGTAGTCGCGCAGGGTGGCCTGGAGTTCCGGGGGCTCATCCAGTTCCTCGACCTTGGAGAAATTCTCCAGCCTCTTCTTGAGCTTCGCGAGGCCTTTGGGTGTCTCGATCCCAAGCCCTTCCAATCCACCGAGTGCCGCCGCATCCAGCGCATGGACGCGGACTTTCCCGAAGGATTTCGGATCCACCAGCGCGGAGAGGTGGTGAAGGATCCTTCGCACCCGGCCGATGGGCAGCTTGAGCGCATCGCCGTTGGAAAGAGGCGCGTATACGAAGCCGCCGTTCGGGCGGTCGAGTGTTTCCTCGAGGAAATCCTGTTTCAGCAAGCCCGCGAGGATGGGCATGAGGTCGTGGCGCACCCCGTCCACATCGAAGCCCACCGAGAGGCTGAACCATCCGCCGTCGGAAAAGTCCCCCTCGTATCCATCCTCACCTTGCGAAATTTTCGTATGCCATTTCTCCGGATCCGCCTCGTGGACCTGGTGTCCGACGCCATCGCCGAAGCTCACCTTCCAGCCCATCGCCCCCAGCTCGGCCACGGTCTCGCCGCGGAACTGGTGCCAGAAGGCATCGACAGGCACGCGGCCGGGGTCGGGAAACCACTTGTCGCTGCCCTCATCCGCACGCACCGAGCGCGATTTCATGCTGAGCAAAAATCGCCACGCCGGGTTTGACATCATCGAGGAAAGCCCGGTCTCGCGGAGCTGCCGGATGGCGCGCATTTCCGCCGGGGTCTTGCCTCCTTCGCCTGCATCGGAAAGTGGTTTCCGCAGGTTCCCATAGCTGACAAAAGCCTCACCGAAAATCCACTCCTCCGGCTCCTTC comes from Akkermansiaceae bacterium and encodes:
- a CDS encoding pyroglutamyl-peptidase I translates to MPVLVTAFGPFGGRERNASMLALMELRKMMPEIRTRILPVDAVLAPSRLRQALREIRPDALIMLGEAAGSDAIRLEGTAWNEKDFRIPDIAGRMPTGVPIRPGAPASMPSTLPLREIHQCLADAGQPVTHSQDPGRYLCNQLFFSAMDFLKTNALRIPAGFIHLPLEGELPSTKAAEAIAEAIRRSDAR
- a CDS encoding UTP--glucose-1-phosphate uridylyltransferase; translation: MSSPFVNAIVSDEAEQRDTPLESLCWGLSAEGLLQACSELEAFRQHSGNLYHRVRSLFFLYAIHRFHLPPLLAGKPAGSIPFAGFQHLLQRRFEEAIEEFLEAQSEQGAGDALCSSLSSAYHSLAFQTLADQVRSSVRSVDGNRWMFRMGHPADHPLRFRKELLQASENGTFPILRETTPVRMDLTHSAWSDIFFLGMDFPEGARVINVSVDLGVHGRDAKPRPPVEAYLRVIEKPVIRLTSIDLNATAEINSLGDVFDFAKDHLGLLKAAVIASGVVPPGIEGSGQTLQALLEKLVGPGLGVELVSSVNDIPKGSRLAVSTNLLAALISACMRATGQTASITGELLESERRIVLARAILGEWIGGSGGGWQDSGGVWPGIKLIEGAIAGETDPEHGISRGRLMPTHKVFTTEEIPESARTALQDSLVLVHGGMAQNVGPILEMVTEKYLLRGSGEWVARQEALDLLEKVIGALSEGDIRKLGAITTENFRGPIQAIIPWATTLYTEQLIAAAEAEFGDDFWGFWMLGGMSGGGMGFIFAPERKAGAQVAMQRIMSEAKARLQDALPFAMEPVVYDFAINPHGTFSETLTGKSALLPPRYYKLHLPATLRQDPRSLPSGARAELDCLAAASRSDAAFGGLVQDLFDSFLPRSEAGASSRRSLKNLLAENGFDPELHEKIRQDLQNGRIGLAQNRLPNSSVIEDVQPGDVRDFSSGGNDALKKIGSAALRDGRVAVISLAAGAGSRWTQGAGVCKALNPFAKLGGKHRTFIETHLAKSRRVSAESGATVPHIFTTSYLTHTPTESFLRHVADYCYPGPLLLSRGKSVGLRMVPMERDLRFAWEEMPQQMLDAQQQKVRDSLRTALIGWANSAGEGSDYTDNLPLQCLHPVGHFFELPNMLRNGTLASLLRERPGLETLFLHNIDTLGADLDPTLLGAHLESGATLTFEVISRRLEDRGGGLARVNGQVRLVEGLAMPNEEDEFALRYYNTLSCWIDIDQLLTRLGLTRADILAEDEGKITVAIRKLASQLPTYVTLKDVKKRWGHGQEDVFPVTQFEKIWGDMSVLPGITCGYLVVPRLRGQQLKDPAQLDGWLRDGSAAYINGLCEWG
- a CDS encoding UTP--glucose-1-phosphate uridylyltransferase, with product MKIRKAVITAAGPDQRLLPLQAVTSRSGTSQTALQVLLDEVFTAGIGSAAVVVAAGDTEAYRKAAGPHEEQVVFIEQSEPSGYGDAILQATGFIGGDPFLLMVSDHLYLSHTESSCVSQLLAMAERNGCSVSAVQATHESKLPLYGAVGGVKVPQSAGLYEIRNVIEKPSPTLAEQHLTIPGLRAAQYLCFFGMHALSPKFLEILGGAEKGVSPALRELAKSERCLAYEIAGRRFNLDEQNGMLIAQLALALDGPQRDGVLVSLLELLATSSRPA
- a CDS encoding alpha/beta fold hydrolase, whose product is MHGRLGLMEWAAAMNAAKEKCSDSLLRRMLVRLGIWLALGLGLLYGVVVWWCAGEIAEPSRRPLSPAQSALLDGTEKAGFTVTKFVSGNGMPCLVCTPVATPDFTQRAKTIRAQIAQKGIALKPSGETIGTLVILHGRSGMKEDYLPVAERYCAIGFRCIIPDLPGHGAHPDRFATYGVSEGDMVLDCYREAAEELGFPMQPCAVLGQSMGGSVAVHAAALPDSPFGAMVVVATFDKLETVIRSQAGNLLGSVLGAAVSAPADVVFGWKTGVRISDIKPVDKAEKITIPTMVVHGDADISVPTAAGRELYAAFPDATEKQWLSVPGAAHNNVLVTDFPLYAAMGEWLLTHLPAARPASAPR
- a CDS encoding DEAD/DEAH box helicase; this encodes MVGKLEEYLAAESWVERFDEEVRGVGARAVSKVKGLRLEGEEEIQAKAEVFGEEVEATFWEEGGGMAFETSCSCDVGAFCEHGFAMVGKMAKEKRLGRLFGRTAVEAVEVALGERGSGEGEIGREGEDAPEAVFELAVRKGEVDRATKLLLQSLGEKEPEEWIFGEAFVSYGNLRKPLSDAGEGGKTPAEMRAIRQLRETGLSSMMSNPAWRFLLSMKSRSVRADEGSDKWFPDPGRVPVDAFWHQFRGETVAELGAMGWKVSFGDGVGHQVHEADPEKWHTKISQGEDGYEGDFSDGGWFSLSVGFDVDGVRHDLMPILAGLLKQDFLEETLDRPNGGFVYAPLSNGDALKLPIGRVRRILHHLSALVDPKSFGKVRVHALDAAALGGLEGLGIETPKGLAKLKKRLENFSKVEELDEPPELQATLRDYQKDGFRWMQFLARHGLHGILADDMGLGKTLQTLAHLMAEKASGRSGGLPSLVIAPTSVVPNWRAEAVKFAPGLRVLVLNGADRRKYYRSIPHADLVITSFALLQRDIERLLGYQYHIMALDEAQYIKNPRAKVSQAACRVVARHRLCLSGTPIENHLGELWSLMHFLIPGYLGTEDTFQKNFRKPIEEEGDADKNALLKKRIAPLVLRRTKDQVAKELPPKTIMVHLVELHSDQKDLYETVRATMDKRVREAIAARGIEQSQIVFLDALLKLRQICCDPRLLPPDFADGVKSSAKLDFLAELLETLIEEGRRILIFSQFTTMLSLIEDHLVKTKVPHLKLTGGSKDRGKLVEDFQSGKFPVFLISLKAGGTGLNLTAADTVIHYDPWWNPAAEAQATDRAYRIGQDKPVFVHKLLCQDTVEERIHRLQIEKAKLADGLLADADIVRKLDASMIRELLG
- a CDS encoding thioredoxin family protein, with product MTFLVLFCGVAAVCLSSCDHIDAVGDKVNELKDVRKQSSQGVEGMDIKAIVSGAQNAGPTVQDIGEVDFQTFISQPGRLNVVDFHADWCGPCKQLAPVLSGVIETNSTVARLGKLNVDHARELSREQGVTSIPDVRFYVDGKLVHKFVGGESKETLETLIATHSANISPAGGGGDAIPGRPRPPNAKHIEEAMKPMEKEWLPPGMIKK
- the gmk gene encoding guanylate kinase — translated: MPRRTGILLVVSGPSGSGKTTLCRRLADEGEASYSTSCTTRAARPGEVDGRDYHFLSREEFVVRRDAGDFLESAEVHGNLYGTLKSEVTGRLAQGEDVVMDLDVQGAALVRACAEPAIRLAAVDLFVMPPGEQELMTRLSGRGTDSAEVIALRMKNALEEMRHWPLYTYRLLSGTQEEDYARFRALLIAERMRVGRLEGA